The proteins below come from a single Natrinema sp. SYSU A 869 genomic window:
- a CDS encoding ABC transporter ATP-binding protein — MNSEPLLRVENLKTQFFTEAGTVRAVDGISFEVREGEIVGLVGESGAGKSVASMSLLRLVESPGEIVGGEITYKGETIFGLEEGPDGQLRERDDMLSNEEIRTRIRGNEIAVIFQDPMESLNPVFTVGGQLREFIELNRGLSEDEAKAEAIDMLREVGIPDPEERYEEYPHQFSGGMRQRVLIAMALACEPSLIIADEPTTALDVTVEGQILDLVDELQAKYGTSFIWVTHDLGVVAEICDRVNVMYLGEIVEQAPVDELFYDTKHPYTNALLNSIPRPDRTVTDLEAIEGVMPEAIDPPPGCRFHPRCPDAREVCKRVHPEAKVVANADGEPHRAACVKHDVFDVGYEDSPPLEGAVGDERSQRIDGPDSGLVPNPTGDESGGEGHE; from the coding sequence ATGAACTCCGAACCACTACTCCGCGTCGAGAACCTCAAGACGCAGTTCTTCACCGAGGCAGGCACAGTGCGCGCAGTCGACGGCATCTCCTTCGAGGTCCGCGAGGGCGAGATCGTCGGCCTCGTCGGCGAGAGCGGTGCCGGCAAATCGGTCGCCTCGATGAGCCTATTGCGGCTCGTCGAGAGCCCTGGCGAGATCGTCGGCGGCGAGATTACCTACAAGGGCGAGACGATCTTCGGCCTCGAGGAGGGGCCCGACGGCCAGCTCCGGGAGCGCGACGACATGCTCTCGAACGAGGAGATACGGACCCGGATCCGGGGCAACGAGATCGCGGTGATCTTTCAGGATCCGATGGAGTCGCTCAACCCTGTCTTCACGGTCGGCGGCCAACTGCGGGAGTTCATTGAACTCAACCGCGGGCTGTCCGAAGACGAGGCCAAAGCGGAAGCGATCGACATGCTCCGAGAGGTGGGCATTCCCGACCCTGAGGAGCGCTACGAGGAGTACCCCCACCAGTTCTCCGGCGGGATGCGCCAGCGCGTGCTCATCGCAATGGCGCTCGCCTGCGAGCCGAGCCTCATTATCGCCGACGAGCCGACGACGGCCCTGGACGTCACCGTCGAGGGGCAGATCCTCGATCTCGTCGACGAGCTGCAGGCGAAGTACGGGACGAGCTTTATCTGGGTCACCCATGACCTCGGCGTCGTCGCCGAGATTTGCGACCGGGTGAACGTTATGTACCTCGGCGAGATCGTCGAACAAGCGCCGGTGGACGAGTTGTTCTACGACACCAAGCACCCCTACACGAATGCCCTGCTGAACTCGATTCCCCGTCCCGACCGGACCGTCACCGACCTCGAGGCGATCGAGGGCGTGATGCCCGAAGCGATCGATCCGCCGCCGGGCTGCCGGTTCCATCCGCGCTGTCCCGACGCGCGGGAGGTGTGTAAGCGGGTCCATCCCGAAGCGAAGGTGGTCGCCAACGCCGACGGCGAGCCCCATCGGGCGGCCTGCGTGAAACACGACGTCTTCGACGTCGGCTACGAGGACAGCCCGCCGCTCGAGGGAGCGGTAGGAGACGAACGCAGCCAGCGGATTGATGGCCCCGATTCCGGACTCGTACCGAATCCGACCGGCGACGAGAGTGGAGGTGAGGGCCATGAGTAG
- a CDS encoding oligopeptide/dipeptide ABC transporter ATP-binding protein: MSSGIRLDEDSEYDRAGPLLELEGVTKYFDQESGLLASVQFDSSQFPPISVDRETVKAVDDVSLEIQPGETLGLVGESGCGKSTLGRTVLRLLEPTEGDIYFKGENLADLGGEALRQTRSDMQMIFQDPQSSLDPRMKVGQIIEEPMQAHGILDDEGREARAKDLLEKVGLDPRHYNRHPHAFSGGQRQRINLARALSVDPDFVVCDEPVSALDVSIQAQVLNTMERLQDEFGLTYLFIAHDLSVIRHISDRVAVMYLGHIVELAEKEELFENPQHPYTRALLESIPVPDPREGGSRGVLEGEVPSPVDPPSGCRFRTRCPRLIAPDAYNWTDEEWAQTRAFMRAVKRRTFEPMPAARIETEFFDGDPPRGEAGSIIEEAIELIASDRNAGGDDDDKPERWTEATDLLLKSFAERSICAQERPAYELESGDGDSEHFAACHLHR, from the coding sequence ATGAGTAGCGGCATTCGACTGGACGAGGACAGCGAATACGACCGAGCGGGACCGCTGCTCGAGCTCGAGGGCGTCACGAAGTACTTCGATCAGGAGTCGGGACTACTGGCGAGTGTACAGTTCGATTCGAGCCAGTTTCCGCCGATCAGCGTCGACCGGGAGACCGTGAAGGCGGTCGACGACGTTTCCCTCGAGATTCAGCCCGGCGAGACGCTCGGGCTCGTCGGCGAGTCCGGCTGCGGCAAGAGTACGCTCGGGCGGACGGTCCTGCGCCTGCTCGAGCCGACGGAGGGTGATATCTACTTCAAAGGGGAGAACCTGGCTGATCTCGGCGGCGAGGCCCTGCGACAGACGCGTTCGGACATGCAGATGATCTTTCAGGACCCTCAGTCGTCGCTCGATCCGCGGATGAAGGTCGGCCAGATCATCGAGGAGCCGATGCAGGCCCATGGGATACTCGACGACGAGGGTCGAGAAGCGCGGGCGAAGGACCTCCTCGAGAAGGTAGGGCTCGATCCGCGCCACTACAACCGCCATCCCCACGCCTTCTCCGGCGGGCAGCGCCAGCGGATCAACCTCGCGCGGGCGTTGTCGGTCGATCCTGATTTCGTCGTCTGTGACGAACCAGTCTCCGCGCTCGACGTCTCCATTCAGGCGCAGGTGCTGAACACGATGGAACGACTCCAAGACGAGTTCGGCCTCACCTATCTCTTCATCGCTCACGACCTCTCGGTGATCCGTCACATCAGCGATCGCGTGGCGGTGATGTACCTCGGTCACATCGTCGAGTTAGCGGAGAAAGAGGAACTGTTCGAGAACCCACAGCACCCATACACGCGCGCCCTGCTCGAGTCGATTCCCGTCCCCGACCCGCGGGAGGGCGGCTCGCGCGGCGTGCTCGAGGGAGAGGTTCCGAGTCCGGTCGATCCACCCTCGGGCTGTCGGTTCCGGACGCGGTGCCCGCGCCTGATCGCCCCGGACGCGTACAACTGGACCGACGAGGAGTGGGCACAGACACGGGCGTTCATGCGAGCGGTCAAGCGACGGACATTCGAACCGATGCCGGCCGCCCGGATCGAGACCGAGTTCTTCGACGGCGACCCGCCGCGGGGCGAGGCAGGGTCAATCATTGAGGAAGCGATCGAACTCATCGCCAGCGACCGGAACGCGGGCGGCGATGACGACGATAAACCCGAGCGCTGGACCGAGGCGACCGACCTATTGCTCAAGTCCTTCGCCGAGCGGAGTATCTGCGCGCAGGAGCGACCGGCGTACGAACTTGAGTCCGGAGACGGCGACAGCGAACACTTCGCGGCCTGTCACCTGCACCGGTGA
- a CDS encoding helix-turn-helix domain-containing protein — protein MELLSRRYAMQLICVVGAIGPARYGEIEDAFEDVSSSTLSTRLDDLVEAGYLSREQYAEIPPRVEYDLTDDGDELCRRLQPLLEWAADREA, from the coding sequence ATGGAGCTGCTCAGTCGCCGGTACGCGATGCAACTGATCTGCGTCGTCGGCGCGATCGGCCCCGCGCGCTACGGCGAGATCGAGGACGCCTTCGAGGACGTGAGTAGTTCGACGCTCTCGACGCGCCTCGACGACCTCGTTGAGGCCGGCTACCTCTCCCGCGAGCAGTACGCGGAGATTCCCCCGCGTGTCGAGTACGATCTCACCGATGACGGCGACGAACTCTGCCGCCGACTGCAACCGCTACTCGAGTGGGCCGCCGATCGAGAGGCGTAA
- a CDS encoding ISH3 family transposase has product MKCLYHPDTVLTASDLETLALDLLSEIPIPGVEGCGFDSGIIRQTLLQAAVDQKSIKAVTDTTRGTYSDDYTLAQLHTVPPAELEAIANRLLCQQAAMILGAGPRIICLDFVDIHYHGCPHAEPGVICHTKPRDGTSQCHRYLAGFVLCRAKPLVVAVTPVRGDEPKSDAVERVLDHVAALPFDVAGVLADRGFYDGTSIERLNAVASVALPVVRRGKQMAEKLDTTVSYWTEYVMYEGSERELRFPLAVCVSYQQGNRGKHGLLVRAYVACDLTDRTPKDVEALYQKRSAIETAFRTIREARARTSTTDPVVRLLFVLVSFLLRNLWVIVRWGVLATPQRGGRALPVWFRFEVFREWIDHALDDTLRRKWEAPTNCTGIPATYSQLDAG; this is encoded by the coding sequence ATGAAGTGCCTCTACCATCCAGACACCGTTCTTACGGCCTCTGACCTTGAAACCTTAGCGCTTGATCTCCTCTCTGAGATCCCGATCCCCGGAGTCGAAGGCTGCGGCTTCGACTCCGGGATTATCCGACAGACGCTCCTCCAGGCCGCTGTCGATCAGAAATCCATCAAGGCTGTCACTGACACCACTCGTGGAACGTACTCCGATGACTACACGCTTGCCCAACTTCACACGGTCCCGCCTGCTGAACTCGAAGCAATCGCTAACCGCCTTCTCTGTCAGCAGGCGGCGATGATCCTCGGCGCTGGGCCGAGGATCATCTGCCTCGACTTCGTCGATATCCATTATCATGGCTGTCCACACGCTGAACCTGGTGTAATCTGTCACACGAAGCCTCGCGATGGCACCTCCCAGTGCCATCGCTACCTTGCTGGATTTGTTCTTTGTCGGGCCAAACCACTGGTCGTCGCAGTCACACCCGTTCGTGGTGATGAACCGAAGAGCGACGCGGTCGAGCGAGTGCTCGACCACGTCGCGGCCCTCCCCTTTGATGTCGCTGGCGTTCTTGCCGACCGTGGGTTCTACGACGGAACGTCGATCGAGCGACTGAATGCAGTCGCATCAGTCGCTCTTCCAGTCGTGCGGCGCGGAAAACAGATGGCAGAGAAACTCGACACGACGGTGTCCTACTGGACGGAGTACGTGATGTACGAGGGGAGCGAGCGGGAACTACGCTTCCCGCTCGCGGTCTGTGTCTCCTACCAGCAGGGCAATCGAGGTAAACACGGCTTGCTCGTTCGGGCGTACGTGGCGTGCGATCTGACCGATCGCACGCCGAAAGATGTCGAAGCACTCTACCAGAAGCGCTCAGCGATCGAGACAGCTTTCCGAACGATACGTGAAGCGCGTGCACGAACCAGCACGACTGATCCAGTCGTGCGGCTGTTGTTCGTTCTGGTGAGCTTCCTGTTGCGGAATCTCTGGGTGATCGTTCGGTGGGGCGTGCTCGCCACGCCGCAGCGCGGCGGGCGAGCACTGCCTGTCTGGTTCCGGTTCGAGGTCTTCCGCGAGTGGATTGATCACGCACTCGACGACACGTTACGGCGGAAATGGGAAGCACCGACGAACTGTACCGGGATTCCGGCGACCTATAGCCAGCTGGACGCGGGCTGA
- the merB gene encoding organomercurial lyase, protein MTEQTCECCRTVETHPATATDETEPAVDRWIDGPAVMETPLPDDVRTAMEQFVGDASITTLEDWVAELRQRIGGGGPIKMDDLCHADGETAHWGELDGTRYDFQCFYDAVALAELASAPVEIHTTSPGGAVIEARATGDGDLNVTPSTAAVSFGVVTDEIPSDGEPTLEDAYAAICPSVKAFPTRSAYEQWAARTAVATIGMPLSAATGVATGLGTE, encoded by the coding sequence ATGACGGAACAAACCTGCGAGTGTTGTCGCACAGTCGAAACCCACCCTGCAACAGCGACGGATGAGACCGAACCGGCGGTCGACCGCTGGATAGACGGACCGGCCGTCATGGAGACACCCCTCCCCGACGACGTCCGGACGGCGATGGAACAGTTCGTCGGCGACGCCTCGATCACCACGCTCGAGGACTGGGTCGCCGAACTTCGGCAGCGGATCGGCGGCGGGGGGCCGATCAAGATGGACGATCTCTGTCACGCGGACGGGGAAACGGCCCACTGGGGCGAACTCGACGGCACCCGTTACGACTTCCAGTGTTTCTACGATGCTGTCGCGCTCGCTGAACTGGCGTCGGCCCCCGTCGAGATTCACACCACAAGCCCGGGCGGGGCGGTCATCGAGGCTCGAGCGACGGGCGACGGTGACCTGAACGTGACGCCGTCGACAGCGGCCGTTTCGTTCGGTGTCGTCACTGATGAAATACCATCGGACGGAGAACCAACGCTCGAGGACGCCTATGCCGCGATCTGTCCATCAGTGAAGGCCTTTCCGACGCGGAGCGCGTACGAACAGTGGGCAGCGCGGACCGCAGTAGCAACTATCGGCATGCCGTTGTCGGCCGCGACGGGGGTCGCGACCGGACTCGGTACAGAATAA
- a CDS encoding CBS domain-containing protein: protein MNVADAMTPREDVVTADLPGTRSDVLEYLQERSFSSVPVVKPTDNGPEYRGLISRETLIEEPDEDQLVMLMEEDLPTTTAETSLEDVARTMVEESARRVPVVDGEFEGIVTVTDVIHAIATGDQETEGTVESYASTDVNTTYEGAPLPVAERELSYANVPYTVALDDDGRMSGVLTEVDILEVARIVEGEEETGDNFGDQDDDWSWEGIKAVGSRYLPTRDIEIPAGPIRELMSDDVVTVSAGTSVQEAAQRMITNDIEQIPMVTGEDLVGIVCDVDLLEALYE from the coding sequence ATGAACGTAGCCGACGCGATGACGCCCCGTGAGGACGTGGTCACCGCCGACCTGCCAGGTACCCGTTCGGACGTACTCGAATACCTGCAAGAACGATCGTTCTCGTCCGTCCCGGTCGTCAAACCGACCGACAACGGCCCGGAGTACCGCGGTCTCATCTCGCGAGAGACGCTCATCGAGGAGCCGGATGAGGACCAACTCGTGATGTTGATGGAAGAAGACCTGCCGACGACGACCGCTGAAACGAGTCTCGAGGATGTCGCGCGGACGATGGTCGAGGAGAGCGCACGTCGCGTTCCGGTCGTCGACGGCGAGTTCGAAGGGATCGTCACCGTCACGGACGTCATTCACGCGATCGCGACGGGCGATCAGGAGACCGAGGGAACTGTCGAGTCCTACGCGAGCACGGACGTGAACACGACCTACGAGGGTGCGCCACTGCCAGTCGCCGAGCGGGAACTGTCCTACGCGAACGTCCCCTACACCGTCGCGCTGGACGACGACGGTCGGATGAGCGGCGTCCTCACGGAGGTCGACATCCTCGAGGTTGCCCGGATCGTCGAGGGCGAGGAGGAGACCGGTGACAACTTCGGCGATCAGGATGACGACTGGTCCTGGGAAGGGATCAAGGCGGTCGGCAGCCGCTATCTCCCCACGCGGGACATCGAGATTCCGGCGGGACCGATCCGGGAGCTCATGAGCGACGACGTGGTGACGGTCTCGGCCGGGACGTCAGTCCAGGAGGCCGCACAGCGGATGATCACCAACGACATCGAGCAGATTCCGATGGTCACGGGCGAGGACCTCGTCGGTATCGTCTGTGACGTCGATCTACTGGAGGCACTCTATGAGTGA